A genomic segment from Deinococcus sp. YIM 77859 encodes:
- a CDS encoding aspartate kinase encodes MAYSLLVMKFGGTNMQDAQAIRHSASLAARSIKEGVKVVVVVSAMAGVTNQLLRLAGAAQGGDIAAANDEIALMRTRHFAAAQDLGAAPDSETVRELRELHETLRQAVYGVYLLRELTPRSRDLIVAFGERLSAPLMSLALEAQGIRAHHLTGGQAGILTDAHFGNARPLPTTYERVRDRLSGLLAAGVTPVVAGFMGETEGGALTTLGRGGTDFSATIIGKALHADEVWAWKDVDGVMSADPRVVKDARNIEVLSYGEVMELAYFGAKVLHPLAVTPLQDSGIPLRVKSAADPDFPGTLVQEAPHNEAGHPVKAVTAIRHVSIINVTGAGVLGVPEVVASLFGAIARENITLLMVSQSSSMSNVSLAVQSADAARTLAALRRSMSGELRVEEQPGVAVLAIVGAGMRGQKGVAARLFGALAHNDVNILMISQGSSELNISVAIEDAQVEGATRAVHAAFHLGEPAAAAD; translated from the coding sequence ATGGCGTATTCGCTTCTCGTGATGAAGTTCGGCGGCACCAACATGCAGGACGCCCAGGCGATCCGGCACAGCGCCTCCCTTGCGGCGCGCAGCATCAAAGAAGGCGTGAAGGTCGTGGTGGTGGTGTCCGCCATGGCGGGCGTCACCAACCAGCTGTTGCGCCTCGCTGGCGCCGCGCAGGGCGGAGACATCGCCGCGGCGAACGACGAGATCGCGCTGATGCGGACCCGCCACTTCGCCGCCGCCCAGGACCTCGGCGCAGCGCCCGACAGCGAGACGGTGCGCGAGCTGCGCGAGCTGCACGAGACGCTGCGCCAGGCGGTGTACGGCGTGTACCTGCTGCGCGAACTCACCCCCCGTTCACGTGACCTGATCGTGGCCTTTGGTGAACGCCTGAGCGCCCCGCTGATGAGCCTGGCGCTGGAGGCGCAGGGCATTCGCGCCCACCACCTCACCGGCGGCCAGGCGGGCATCCTCACCGACGCGCACTTCGGCAATGCCCGGCCCCTGCCGACCACCTACGAGCGGGTGCGCGACCGCCTCAGCGGCCTGCTCGCCGCGGGTGTCACGCCGGTTGTCGCGGGCTTTATGGGCGAGACGGAAGGCGGCGCCCTCACCACCCTGGGGCGCGGCGGCACCGATTTTTCCGCCACCATCATCGGCAAGGCCCTGCACGCCGACGAGGTCTGGGCCTGGAAGGACGTCGACGGCGTGATGAGCGCTGACCCCCGCGTGGTCAAGGACGCCCGCAACATCGAGGTTCTCAGCTACGGCGAGGTCATGGAACTCGCCTACTTCGGCGCCAAGGTTCTGCACCCCCTGGCGGTGACGCCCCTGCAGGACAGCGGGATTCCGCTGCGTGTGAAGAGTGCGGCCGACCCCGACTTCCCCGGCACCCTGGTCCAGGAAGCTCCCCACAACGAGGCCGGGCACCCGGTCAAGGCCGTGACCGCCATCCGCCACGTGAGCATCATCAACGTGACGGGGGCGGGCGTGCTGGGCGTGCCCGAGGTCGTCGCCAGCCTCTTTGGCGCGATTGCCCGCGAGAACATCACCCTGCTGATGGTCTCGCAGTCGAGCTCCATGAGCAATGTCTCGCTGGCGGTGCAGAGCGCAGACGCGGCCCGCACCCTCGCGGCGCTGCGCCGCAGCATGAGCGGTGAGCTGCGCGTCGAGGAGCAGCCTGGGGTGGCTGTGCTCGCCATCGTAGGCGCCGGCATGCGCGGGCAAAAGGGCGTGGCGGCACGCCTCTTCGGGGCGCTGGCGCACAACGACGTGAACATCCTGATGATCAGCCAGGGCTCCAGCGAGCTGAACATCAGCGTCGCCATCGAGGACGCGCAGGTCGAAGGTGCGACCCGCGCCGTTCACGCCGCCTTTCACCTGGGTGAACCCGCGGCGGCGGCCGACTGA
- a CDS encoding copper resistance CopC family protein translates to MRALLALLTALTLGTALAHTEVTGLFPAHGAHVSAPKAVTLTFGEPVNLRFSVFKVVPLPAGADPAKEAAAVLARRDDAALRVDTAPRLSGMATRVTLPLRAGLKPGAYLTVWRLLSADGHLVSGHAVFYVR, encoded by the coding sequence ATGCGCGCGCTGCTTGCTCTGCTGACCGCCCTCACCCTGGGCACGGCCCTCGCCCATACCGAGGTCACCGGCCTTTTTCCCGCTCACGGCGCCCACGTGAGCGCGCCCAAAGCCGTCACCCTCACCTTTGGCGAGCCCGTCAACCTGCGCTTTTCTGTCTTCAAGGTCGTGCCGCTTCCCGCCGGGGCAGACCCCGCCAAGGAGGCCGCCGCCGTCCTTGCCCGCCGAGATGACGCGGCGCTGCGGGTCGATACGGCCCCGCGGCTCAGCGGCATGGCCACCCGAGTCACGCTGCCCCTGCGCGCGGGCCTGAAGCCGGGCGCGTACCTGACCGTCTGGCGGCTGCTCTCGGCCGACGGCCACCTGGTGAGCGGGCACGCCGTCTTCTACGTGCGGTAA
- a CDS encoding DUF1775 domain-containing protein produces MQRILALLLALCLSVAAAHATIRTESGLTESAAAKIETYRLNVPSEKNISTTQIRLMVPAGVTVTRFQVTPGFVRTVKVNEAGLVTEVTWRGRIAPMEYARFFFQAVNPAQPGPLVWKVYQTYADGSVVAWDDSDPEKTPASRTTVR; encoded by the coding sequence ATGCAACGTATTTTGGCCCTGCTGCTTGCGCTGTGCCTGTCCGTCGCCGCCGCCCACGCCACCATTCGCACCGAGAGCGGCCTCACCGAGTCTGCCGCGGCAAAGATCGAAACCTACCGCCTGAACGTCCCCAGCGAGAAAAACATCAGCACCACCCAGATCCGCCTGATGGTGCCCGCCGGCGTCACCGTCACCCGCTTCCAGGTCACGCCCGGCTTTGTCCGCACGGTCAAGGTCAATGAGGCCGGTCTGGTGACCGAGGTCACCTGGCGGGGCCGCATCGCGCCCATGGAGTACGCCCGCTTCTTCTTCCAGGCGGTGAATCCCGCACAGCCTGGCCCCCTCGTCTGGAAGGTGTACCAGACCTACGCGGACGGCTCGGTGGTCGCCTGGGACGACAGCGATCCAGAAAAGACGCCAGCGAGCCGCACCACCGTCCGGTGA
- the gap gene encoding type I glyceraldehyde-3-phosphate dehydrogenase, which yields MKVGINGFGRIGRLVFRILVERGVDVEAINDLTDTKTLATLLQYDSTAGRFNGTVEYDASSITVNGQRIQVLAERDPANLKWGELGVDLVVESTGIFTDREGASKHLAGGAKKVIITAPAKNEDISIVLGVNEEQYDPAAHHIISNASCTTNSLGAPMKVLDEAFGIEKAIMTTVHSYTNDQRVLDLPHKDLRRARAAAINIIPTSTGAAKAVSQVYPQLKGKFDGTSLRVPTPVGSISDVVVILGREVTADEVNAVFREAAEGRLKGILRYTEDPIVLQDIVGDPHSAIIDGGLTMAMGNLVKFFSWYDNEWGYSNRIADLVQLVQQKG from the coding sequence ATGAAAGTAGGCATCAACGGCTTCGGCCGCATCGGGCGTCTGGTGTTTCGCATTCTGGTCGAGCGCGGCGTGGACGTCGAGGCGATCAACGACCTGACCGACACCAAGACGCTGGCAACCCTGCTGCAGTACGACTCCACCGCCGGCCGCTTCAACGGCACGGTGGAGTACGACGCGAGCAGCATCACCGTGAACGGGCAGCGCATCCAGGTGCTCGCGGAGCGCGACCCGGCCAACCTCAAATGGGGCGAGCTGGGCGTAGACCTGGTCGTCGAGTCCACTGGCATCTTCACCGACCGCGAGGGCGCGAGCAAGCACCTGGCGGGCGGCGCGAAAAAGGTCATCATCACCGCGCCCGCCAAGAACGAGGACATCTCCATCGTGCTGGGCGTGAACGAGGAGCAGTACGACCCGGCGGCGCACCACATCATCAGCAACGCGAGCTGCACCACCAACAGCCTGGGTGCGCCCATGAAGGTGCTCGACGAGGCCTTTGGCATCGAAAAGGCGATCATGACCACCGTTCACTCCTACACGAACGACCAGCGCGTGCTCGACCTGCCGCACAAGGACCTGCGCCGCGCTCGTGCCGCGGCCATCAACATCATTCCCACCTCGACCGGGGCGGCCAAGGCGGTCTCGCAGGTGTACCCGCAGCTCAAGGGCAAGTTTGACGGCACGTCCCTGCGGGTGCCCACACCGGTGGGCTCGATCAGCGACGTGGTGGTGATCCTGGGCCGCGAGGTCACGGCGGACGAGGTGAACGCCGTCTTCCGCGAGGCGGCCGAGGGCAGGCTCAAGGGCATCCTGCGGTACACCGAAGACCCCATCGTCCTCCAGGACATCGTGGGCGACCCGCACTCCGCCATCATCGACGGCGGCCTGACCATGGCGATGGGCAACCTCGTCAAGTTCTTCAGTTGGTACGACAACGAGTGGGGCTACAGCAACCGGATCGCCGATCTGGTGCAGCTCGTGCAGCAAAAAGGGTAG
- the pgk gene encoding phosphoglycerate kinase, translating into MQTLDQLKVQGKRVLVRVDYNVPVKDGVVQDDTRVTASLPTLRRLLAEGASLVLISHFGRPKNGPEAKYSLRPVAAVLERALGRPVKFIASLPGSEETRRAVEALQPGEVALLENVRFEPGEEKNDPELVARLAQLGDAFVLDAFGSAHRAHASVSGVASVLPHAAGLLLQAEVEALSRLLSNPARPYVVIIGGAKVSDKIRVIENLLPRVDRMLIGGGMMFTFIQARGGHIGNSLVEEDQVEYARQLLERYGDKLMLPTDAVAADRFAPDAQTQVVPADQIPDGWMGLDIGPQTRQAYAAALQGAKTVFWNGPMGVFEFGAFAGGTNAVAQAIAALNEEAYTVVGGGDSVSAIHQSGQAEKVSHISTGGGASLELLEGKPLPGVEAMKDKGEP; encoded by the coding sequence ATGCAAACCCTCGACCAACTGAAGGTCCAAGGCAAACGTGTGCTGGTCCGCGTGGATTACAACGTACCGGTCAAGGACGGCGTGGTGCAGGACGACACGCGCGTGACGGCCAGCCTACCCACGCTGCGGCGGCTGCTCGCAGAGGGCGCCTCGCTCGTGCTGATCAGTCACTTCGGGCGGCCCAAAAACGGGCCGGAGGCGAAGTACAGCCTGCGGCCGGTGGCGGCGGTGCTGGAAAGGGCGCTGGGGCGGCCGGTGAAGTTCATCGCCAGCCTGCCCGGCAGCGAGGAGACCCGGCGCGCGGTGGAGGCGCTGCAGCCCGGTGAGGTGGCCCTGCTGGAGAATGTGCGCTTTGAGCCGGGCGAAGAGAAGAACGACCCCGAGCTTGTCGCGAGGCTGGCGCAGTTGGGGGACGCTTTTGTGCTGGACGCCTTTGGCAGCGCGCACCGAGCGCACGCCTCGGTCAGCGGCGTGGCGTCGGTCCTGCCGCACGCGGCGGGTCTGCTGCTTCAGGCAGAAGTGGAGGCCCTCTCGCGCCTGCTCTCGAACCCCGCGCGGCCCTACGTGGTGATTATCGGCGGGGCCAAGGTCAGCGACAAGATCCGGGTGATCGAGAACCTGCTGCCCAGGGTGGACCGCATGCTGATCGGCGGCGGGATGATGTTCACCTTTATCCAGGCGCGCGGCGGGCACATCGGGAACAGCCTGGTCGAAGAAGATCAGGTCGAGTACGCGCGGCAGCTGCTTGAACGGTACGGCGACAAGCTGATGCTTCCGACCGACGCTGTGGCGGCGGACCGCTTCGCCCCCGACGCGCAGACGCAGGTGGTGCCCGCCGACCAGATCCCCGACGGCTGGATGGGGCTGGATATCGGCCCGCAGACGCGCCAGGCGTACGCTGCGGCGCTTCAGGGGGCCAAGACCGTGTTCTGGAACGGCCCGATGGGGGTGTTTGAGTTCGGGGCCTTTGCGGGCGGCACCAACGCGGTCGCGCAGGCCATCGCGGCACTGAACGAGGAGGCCTACACCGTGGTGGGCGGAGGCGATTCCGTGAGCGCCATACACCAGAGCGGGCAGGCGGAGAAGGTCAGCCACATCAGCACGGGCGGCGGGGCCAGCCTAGAACTGCTGGAAGGCAAGCCGCTGCCCGGCGTGGAAGCGATGAAGGACAAGGGAGAACCGTGA
- the tpiA gene encoding triose-phosphate isomerase, with translation MTQPRTLLALNWKMNKTPTEAREWARELASRYTRSAAELAVLAPAIDLPGLKELLPAGVDVGGQDVSAHAAGAYTGEISAAMLRDVHATYVIVGHSERREYHLETDAVVAAKARQAQAHGLTPIVCVGERLDVRERGEHVRFTLDQLRASTEGVQANLVVAYEPVWAIGTGRTATADDAEEMAAALRGALAGLYGPEAAALRVLYGGSVKPDNIAALCAQPNVNGALVGGASLQVDDVLALAHALS, from the coding sequence GTGACCCAACCCAGAACCCTGCTCGCCCTGAACTGGAAGATGAACAAGACGCCCACCGAGGCCCGCGAGTGGGCACGTGAGCTGGCCAGCCGCTACACCCGCAGCGCAGCAGAACTCGCGGTGCTGGCGCCCGCGATTGACCTGCCCGGCCTGAAAGAGCTGCTGCCCGCCGGGGTGGATGTGGGCGGCCAGGACGTCAGCGCGCACGCGGCCGGTGCCTACACGGGTGAGATCAGCGCCGCGATGCTGCGGGACGTGCACGCGACCTACGTGATTGTGGGCCACTCTGAGCGCCGCGAGTACCACCTGGAAACGGACGCCGTGGTGGCGGCCAAGGCCCGTCAGGCGCAGGCCCACGGGCTCACGCCCATCGTGTGTGTGGGCGAGCGGCTCGACGTGCGCGAGCGCGGCGAACACGTCCGCTTCACGCTCGACCAGCTCCGCGCGAGCACCGAGGGTGTCCAGGCCAACCTCGTCGTGGCCTATGAGCCCGTCTGGGCCATCGGGACCGGCCGCACGGCGACCGCCGACGACGCGGAGGAGATGGCCGCGGCGCTGCGCGGGGCGCTCGCCGGTCTGTACGGCCCGGAGGCTGCGGCGCTGCGCGTGCTGTACGGCGGCAGCGTCAAGCCGGACAACATCGCCGCCCTCTGTGCCCAGCCCAATGTGAATGGCGCGCTGGTGGGCGGCGCGAGCCTACAGGTGGACGACGTCCTCGCGCTCGCTCACGCCCTGAGCTAG
- a CDS encoding GntP family permease has translation MEGFTQTLGAPALLAIGAAAVTLLLVLIIALRLHAFVALILVSLLTAFATGLPTGSIVDVLVSGFGTTLGSVALLVGLGAMLGRLIETSGGARTLAESLIARFGERRAPLALGVASLLFGFPIFFDAGLIVMLPVVFAVARRLNQPVLRYGLPAAGAFSVMHVFVPPHPGAVAAADLLGAEIATLIGVGLLVALPTWFLAGYLFGLWAGRRFPLPVPELLSGGPLVSEEPRRPPSAGTVIALLLLPLVLIFGNTGLSALVTAGAVSGENAAVQLIRLLGNTPVALLFSVLVTAAVLGAFRGVDRVTIEKLLDSALGPVASVILITGAGGMFGAVLRASGIGDAVAASLENLGIPVILAAFLIAAVLRIAQGSATVALLTAAGLVQPAVAAAGYAGTDLAAVVLAAAAGSVVVSHVNDSGFWLVGRLMNLDLPTTFKTWTVMETLIGVIGFALAWLVFTLV, from the coding sequence ATGGAAGGTTTTACCCAGACGCTCGGCGCTCCGGCGCTCCTCGCCATCGGGGCGGCGGCGGTCACCCTGCTGCTGGTGCTGATCATCGCGCTGCGGCTGCATGCCTTTGTGGCGCTGATTCTGGTGAGCCTGCTCACCGCGTTTGCCACGGGACTTCCCACGGGGAGCATTGTGGACGTGCTGGTGAGCGGCTTCGGCACCACCCTGGGGTCGGTGGCGCTGCTCGTGGGGCTGGGGGCCATGCTGGGCCGCCTGATCGAGACGAGCGGCGGCGCAAGAACATTGGCCGAGAGCCTGATTGCCCGCTTCGGCGAGCGGCGCGCCCCCCTCGCGCTGGGCGTGGCCTCTTTGCTCTTCGGCTTTCCGATCTTCTTCGACGCGGGCCTGATCGTGATGCTGCCCGTCGTCTTTGCTGTGGCCCGCCGCCTGAACCAGCCGGTGCTGCGCTACGGCCTTCCCGCCGCCGGCGCTTTTTCAGTGATGCACGTGTTTGTGCCCCCGCACCCCGGCGCCGTGGCCGCCGCAGACCTGCTGGGGGCAGAGATCGCCACCCTGATCGGGGTGGGCCTGCTTGTCGCCTTGCCCACCTGGTTCCTCGCCGGCTACCTCTTTGGCCTGTGGGCCGGGCGCCGCTTTCCTCTGCCGGTGCCTGAGCTGCTCAGCGGCGGCCCGCTGGTCAGCGAGGAACCTCGCCGGCCTCCCAGTGCCGGAACCGTGATCGCCCTGCTGCTGCTGCCCCTTGTCCTGATCTTCGGCAACACCGGTCTCAGCGCGCTGGTGACCGCCGGTGCCGTCAGCGGTGAGAACGCGGCCGTGCAGCTCATTCGCCTGCTGGGCAACACCCCCGTCGCGCTGCTGTTCTCCGTGCTGGTCACTGCGGCGGTGCTGGGCGCATTTCGGGGCGTCGACCGAGTCACCATCGAGAAGCTCCTCGATTCGGCGCTGGGGCCGGTGGCCTCCGTCATTCTGATCACGGGTGCGGGCGGCATGTTCGGCGCGGTCCTGCGCGCCTCCGGCATCGGGGACGCTGTGGCCGCCAGCCTGGAAAACCTGGGCATTCCCGTGATCCTGGCCGCCTTTCTCATCGCCGCTGTCCTGCGGATCGCTCAGGGCTCGGCCACCGTGGCCCTGCTCACGGCCGCCGGTCTTGTCCAGCCTGCCGTGGCGGCGGCGGGCTATGCCGGCACCGACCTCGCCGCCGTCGTCCTCGCTGCGGCCGCCGGTTCTGTCGTGGTGTCGCACGTGAACGACTCCGGCTTCTGGCTGGTCGGCCGCCTGATGAATCTCGATCTCCCCACCACCTTCAAAACCTGGACCGTCATGGAGACCCTGATCGGCGTCATCGGCTTCGCGCTCGCTTGGCTTGTCTTTACGCTGGTCTGA
- a CDS encoding gluconokinase, translating into MPEPPITVGFDLGTTALKAVVFRGAQELHRLSCPYPLHSDAPGQATQALPDLQQAFAQALAGVEAYCAAQKLQPLAVGLSNAMHSLILIGPQGPSEVYTWADGRADTGGHPPTFHHARTGVPYHPMTPAVKLAWLRRTHNPDAWEAVSGVKEEILKRYFGVFWTDVSTAAASGLMGLNGAYDPEALALAGVRPEQLPAIQPTTAPLPPMREPHRGRYPRLAAAHWVMGANDGVTATEGLGITRPTQAAISVGTSSAIRTFVQTPLLDPEARLFCYRADDRYLLGGPSNNAGIVWNWLREHLVLPGDLDDLLHGTVPGARGLLFLPALAGERAPLWDPSLSGSLLGLGLHHTPRDIARAGMEAVALHLAWLADLLRSQVGALDEVRVTGGLTRSRAWLQVLANALGQPVSVSQDADLFEGSAFGAACLAARSAGTPLPTERAYDHIAPNAQAPLYRTLGLKYRRTALALQALTHELGRL; encoded by the coding sequence ATGCCCGAGCCCCCCATCACCGTCGGCTTTGACCTGGGAACGACGGCCCTCAAGGCCGTGGTCTTCCGCGGAGCCCAGGAGCTTCACCGCCTCAGTTGCCCGTACCCGCTGCACAGTGACGCGCCCGGGCAGGCCACCCAGGCGCTGCCCGACCTCCAGCAGGCGTTTGCGCAGGCCCTTGCTGGCGTGGAGGCGTACTGCGCAGCGCAAAAGCTTCAGCCGCTGGCCGTGGGTCTGAGTAACGCCATGCATTCGCTGATCCTGATCGGTCCCCAGGGACCTTCGGAGGTGTACACCTGGGCGGACGGGCGCGCCGATACGGGCGGACACCCGCCCACCTTCCACCACGCGCGGACGGGTGTGCCGTACCACCCCATGACGCCCGCCGTGAAGCTCGCCTGGTTGCGGCGGACCCACAATCCCGACGCCTGGGAAGCCGTGAGTGGCGTCAAAGAAGAGATCTTAAAGCGCTATTTCGGCGTCTTCTGGACGGACGTGAGCACCGCCGCCGCCAGCGGGCTGATGGGCCTCAACGGGGCGTACGACCCGGAAGCCCTCGCCCTGGCCGGCGTCCGCCCGGAGCAGCTCCCAGCCATCCAGCCCACCACCGCCCCCCTGCCGCCCATGCGCGAGCCGCACCGGGGCCGCTATCCACGGCTTGCCGCCGCCCATTGGGTGATGGGTGCGAATGACGGCGTGACCGCCACCGAGGGCCTGGGCATCACGCGGCCCACCCAAGCCGCCATCTCGGTCGGAACGAGCAGCGCCATCCGCACCTTTGTGCAGACGCCGCTGCTCGACCCGGAGGCGCGCCTGTTTTGTTACCGCGCCGATGACCGTTACCTGCTGGGCGGTCCCAGCAACAATGCGGGCATCGTGTGGAACTGGCTGCGGGAGCACCTTGTGCTGCCCGGTGACCTCGATGACCTCCTGCACGGAACAGTGCCCGGCGCGCGCGGGCTGCTGTTTCTTCCCGCGTTGGCCGGGGAGCGCGCGCCGCTGTGGGACCCCTCCCTGAGCGGCAGCCTGCTGGGCCTGGGGCTTCACCACACCCCACGCGATATCGCGCGGGCAGGGATGGAGGCCGTCGCCCTGCACCTCGCCTGGCTGGCCGACCTGCTGCGTTCCCAGGTCGGCGCGCTGGACGAGGTTCGCGTGACCGGCGGTCTCACCCGTTCCCGCGCCTGGTTGCAGGTGCTGGCAAATGCCCTGGGCCAGCCCGTCAGCGTGTCGCAGGACGCCGACCTGTTCGAGGGGAGCGCCTTTGGGGCCGCGTGTCTCGCCGCTCGCAGTGCCGGAACCCCGCTCCCCACCGAACGCGCCTACGACCACATCGCGCCCAATGCCCAAGCGCCCCTGTACCGCACGCTCGGCCTGAAGTACCGCCGGACGGCGCTGGCCCTCCAGGCCCTCACGCACGAGCTTGGTCGCCTTTGA
- the asnS gene encoding asparagine--tRNA ligase, whose amino-acid sequence MASVSIRDLKGHVGETVTLSAWLTDKSGKGKIQFLKLRDGTGFVQATVFKGDVTAEVFEAAKRLTQEQAVRLTGEVRADERAPGGVELSVRDLAPYAENSGEYPITPKEHGIEFLLDHRHLWLRHRRPWAVLRVRDSVERAIVDFFHQEGFIRFDAPFFTPNAAEGTTELFEIDLFGEREAYLSQTGQLHAEAGALAFGKVYTFGPTFRAEKSKTRRHLLEFWMVEPEVAPSSHVENMALQERLVSFIVRRVLEECSTELALLGRDLARLRPAAEGNFPRVTYSEALDIIREHIAAGDLPPNVGADVQPVEWGDDLGAPHETILGHHFDRPVIVERYPAAIKAFYMQPDPEDPRLALCDDMIAPEGYGEIIGGSERIHEYELLRARIEHEGLPLSAFEWYLDLRRYGSVPHAGFGMGLERVVAWLTGIDHIREAIPFPRMLTRMSP is encoded by the coding sequence ATGGCTTCGGTTTCTATCCGTGACCTGAAGGGTCATGTCGGCGAGACGGTCACCCTCAGCGCGTGGCTGACAGACAAGAGCGGCAAGGGCAAGATTCAGTTTCTGAAGCTGCGGGACGGAACAGGCTTCGTGCAGGCAACCGTGTTCAAGGGCGACGTGACGGCGGAGGTCTTCGAGGCGGCCAAACGCCTCACGCAGGAGCAGGCGGTGCGGCTCACCGGCGAGGTGCGAGCAGACGAGCGCGCGCCGGGCGGGGTCGAGCTCAGCGTGCGGGACCTCGCGCCCTACGCGGAGAACAGCGGCGAGTACCCCATTACGCCCAAGGAGCACGGGATCGAGTTCCTGCTTGACCACCGGCACCTGTGGCTGCGGCACCGGCGGCCCTGGGCGGTCCTGCGCGTGCGCGACAGCGTCGAGCGGGCGATTGTGGATTTTTTTCATCAGGAAGGGTTTATCCGCTTTGACGCTCCCTTTTTTACGCCCAACGCGGCGGAGGGCACCACCGAACTCTTTGAGATCGACCTCTTTGGGGAGCGCGAGGCGTACCTGTCGCAGACCGGGCAGCTCCACGCGGAGGCGGGCGCGCTCGCCTTTGGCAAGGTGTACACCTTCGGCCCGACCTTTCGCGCCGAGAAGAGCAAGACCCGGCGGCACCTGCTGGAATTCTGGATGGTCGAGCCGGAGGTCGCCCCCAGCAGCCACGTGGAGAACATGGCGCTTCAGGAGCGCCTCGTGAGCTTCATCGTGCGGCGTGTCCTCGAAGAATGCAGCACCGAGCTCGCCCTGCTGGGCCGCGACCTGGCCCGGCTACGACCGGCGGCCGAGGGCAACTTTCCACGCGTCACCTACAGCGAGGCGCTCGACATCATCCGCGAGCATATCGCGGCGGGTGACCTGCCCCCCAACGTGGGGGCGGACGTGCAGCCCGTCGAGTGGGGAGACGATCTGGGCGCGCCGCACGAGACGATCCTGGGCCACCACTTTGACCGCCCGGTCATTGTCGAGCGGTATCCAGCCGCCATCAAGGCGTTTTATATGCAGCCTGACCCCGAAGACCCGCGGCTGGCCCTCTGTGACGACATGATCGCCCCCGAGGGCTACGGCGAAATCATCGGCGGCTCCGAGCGCATCCACGAGTACGAGCTCCTTCGCGCCCGCATCGAGCACGAGGGCCTCCCCCTTTCCGCATTCGAGTGGTACCTCGACCTGCGCAGATACGGCAGCGTGCCGCACGCGGGCTTCGGCATGGGGCTCGAACGGGTCGTGGCCTGGCTCACCGGCATCGACCACATCCGCGAGGCGATTCCCTTTCCGCGCATGCTGACGCGCATGTCACCCTAA
- a CDS encoding PhzF family phenazine biosynthesis isomerase encodes MIAYCEVSAFTATPGQGNRAGVVLDAGHLSEAEMQALAAFLEAPETVFVTRMGDGLVRVRYFTPTQEIDFCGHATVALGLTLAQRGDWRGEPLTLETLVGQIPLTLETEAGVPTRVWMEQRELESRSVAPELRQELAQALGLNERMLHRGLPLAAASTGLWSVFVPLIDQVILDGLEPDLAHVQALSDRLGVSSVYAYAPLGVNRFAARDFAPAVGIPEDPVTGSAAGALLALLAREGRLPVRGDRAAGVVYQGHALGTPGEVEVEVLLGGQVVRVGGRAVLDREGSWTREG; translated from the coding sequence ATGATCGCGTACTGCGAGGTCAGCGCCTTTACCGCTACGCCCGGACAGGGCAACCGCGCGGGTGTTGTGCTGGACGCCGGGCACCTGTCGGAAGCGGAGATGCAGGCGCTGGCCGCCTTTTTGGAAGCTCCCGAGACCGTCTTTGTGACGCGGATGGGGGACGGCCTGGTGCGGGTGCGGTACTTCACGCCCACCCAGGAGATCGACTTTTGTGGGCACGCGACGGTCGCGCTGGGGCTGACGCTCGCGCAGCGGGGGGACTGGAGAGGCGAGCCGCTCACACTGGAAACGCTGGTAGGACAGATTCCGCTCACGCTGGAGACAGAAGCGGGCGTCCCCACGCGGGTGTGGATGGAGCAGCGCGAGTTGGAGTCGCGCTCGGTCGCGCCGGAGCTGCGGCAAGAATTGGCGCAGGCCCTCGGCCTGAATGAGCGGATGCTGCACCGCGGGCTGCCGCTGGCCGCGGCGAGCACAGGGCTCTGGAGCGTCTTTGTGCCGCTGATCGACCAGGTCATTTTGGACGGGCTGGAACCCGATCTGGCACATGTCCAGGCCCTCAGTGACCGCCTGGGCGTGAGCAGCGTCTACGCCTATGCCCCGCTGGGCGTCAACCGCTTTGCCGCGCGGGACTTTGCCCCCGCCGTCGGCATTCCGGAAGACCCGGTCACCGGCAGCGCGGCGGGCGCCCTGCTGGCCCTGCTCGCCCGGGAAGGCCGCCTGCCCGTGCGGGGCGACCGCGCCGCCGGGGTGGTATACCAGGGCCACGCGCTGGGCACGCCCGGCGAGGTGGAGGTCGAAGTCCTGCTGGGGGGCCAGGTGGTGCGGGTGGGCGGCCGGGCCGTGCTGGACCGGGAAGGCTCCTGGACGCGGGAAGGGTAG